One Malania oleifera isolate guangnan ecotype guangnan chromosome 10, ASM2987363v1, whole genome shotgun sequence genomic region harbors:
- the LOC131166037 gene encoding uncharacterized protein LOC131166037 produces the protein MTRTEAVSFLVLGETGVGIIFVQYSQNPTHKSVENPSFAALPQRASIKTQALPAAAPWPPPSHSPSPSAAHSLMETTARTHLACIRPEAYTTNSGVDSCRGSCNTCDRGLQKCLFLSETAGREMFFPIPTTIPTDSILEESASARTSSE, from the exons ATGACAAGAACAGAGGCGGTGAGTTTTCTCGTTCTCGGTGAAACag GAGTAGGCATCATCTTCGTACAATATTCTCAAAACCCTACACATAAATCAGTGGAGAACCCGTCCTTCGCTGCACTCCCCCAACGCGCCTCCATCAAAACCCAGGCCCTTCCCGCAGCCGCTCCATGGCCGCCGCCCTCTCATTCCCCCTCACCGTCCGCAGCCCACTCGTTGATGGAAACCACTGCGCGCACCCACTTGGCATGTATAAGACCAGAG GCTTACACGACCAACAGTGGTGTTGACTCGTGCAGAGGCTCCTGCAACACCTGCGACAGAGGCCTGCAGAAATGCCTCTTCTTGTCTGAAACTGCCGGCCGGGAGATGTTTTTTCCGATCCCGACGACAATACCCACTGACTCGATCCTCGAAGAATCCGCTTCGGCCCGGACCTCTTCCGAGTGA
- the LOC131166880 gene encoding protein RGF1 INDUCIBLE TRANSCRIPTION FACTOR 1 isoform X1, with amino-acid sequence MQLVSQQHPHWLQVLLKEKFFNACIIHEYAKKNEKNIFCLDCCTSICPHCLSLHRSHRLLQIRRYVYHDVIRLDDAEKLMDCAFVQAYTTNSAKVVFLNQRPQTRSCRGSGNICYTCDRGLQDQYLFCSISCKIHHLIRTEGGLSRYLFDCECLPLSEPAGRDMFCDLDDDQMTPDSVLDQSTSVRTSSESGGSGGVWCKTLACTATTEIVRKKRSSVPVHRAACRPRPVCLPVTEAAAAAEEAEAEAETRAVMGNRRKRTPHRSPFY; translated from the exons ATG CAGCTGGTTTCTCAACAACATCCTCACTGGCTGCAAGTcctgctcaaggagaagttcttCAACGCCTGCATAATTCATGAGTACGCGAAGAAGAACGAAAAGAACATCTTCTGCTTGGATTGTTGCACCAGTATCTGCCCTCACTGTCTCTCCCTTCACCGCTCTCACCGCCTCTTACAG ATTAGAAGATATGTTTACCATGATGTTATCCGTTTGGACGACGCTGAGAAGCTCATGGATTGTGCTTTTGTTCAA GCTTACACGACCAACAGTGCAAAAGTGGTGTTTTTAAATCAAAGGCCACAGACTCGTTCTTGCAGAGGCTCCGGCAACATCTGCTACACCTGCGACAGAGGCCTGCAGGACCAATACCTCTTCTGCTCTATCTCCTGCAAG ATTCATCATCTCATAAGAACAGAAGGTGGGCTCTCCCGGTACCTGTTCGACTGCGAGTGCCTTCCCTTGTCTGAACCTGCCGGACGGGACATGTTCTGCGACCTCGACGACGATCAGATGACCCCCGACTCGGTCCTCGACCAATCCACTTCGGTCCGGACCTCCTCCGAGTCAGGTGGCAGCGGTGGGGTTTGGTGCAAAACCCTTGCTTGCACTGCGACCACCGAAATTGTCAGGAAGAAACGCAGTAGCGTTCCGGTTCACAGAGCGGCGTGCCGGCCCAGACCGGTTTGCTTGCCGGTGACTgaggcggcggcggcggcggaggAGGCGGAGGCGGAGGCGGAAACGAGGGCTGTCATGGGGAACCGGCGGAAGAGGACTCCTCACCGGTCGCCTTTTTATTAA
- the LOC131166880 gene encoding protein RGF1 INDUCIBLE TRANSCRIPTION FACTOR 1 isoform X2, whose protein sequence is MLVSQQHPHWLQVLLKEKFFNACIIHEYAKKNEKNIFCLDCCTSICPHCLSLHRSHRLLQIRRYVYHDVIRLDDAEKLMDCAFVQAYTTNSAKVVFLNQRPQTRSCRGSGNICYTCDRGLQDQYLFCSISCKIHHLIRTEGGLSRYLFDCECLPLSEPAGRDMFCDLDDDQMTPDSVLDQSTSVRTSSESGGSGGVWCKTLACTATTEIVRKKRSSVPVHRAACRPRPVCLPVTEAAAAAEEAEAEAETRAVMGNRRKRTPHRSPFY, encoded by the exons ATG CTGGTTTCTCAACAACATCCTCACTGGCTGCAAGTcctgctcaaggagaagttcttCAACGCCTGCATAATTCATGAGTACGCGAAGAAGAACGAAAAGAACATCTTCTGCTTGGATTGTTGCACCAGTATCTGCCCTCACTGTCTCTCCCTTCACCGCTCTCACCGCCTCTTACAG ATTAGAAGATATGTTTACCATGATGTTATCCGTTTGGACGACGCTGAGAAGCTCATGGATTGTGCTTTTGTTCAA GCTTACACGACCAACAGTGCAAAAGTGGTGTTTTTAAATCAAAGGCCACAGACTCGTTCTTGCAGAGGCTCCGGCAACATCTGCTACACCTGCGACAGAGGCCTGCAGGACCAATACCTCTTCTGCTCTATCTCCTGCAAG ATTCATCATCTCATAAGAACAGAAGGTGGGCTCTCCCGGTACCTGTTCGACTGCGAGTGCCTTCCCTTGTCTGAACCTGCCGGACGGGACATGTTCTGCGACCTCGACGACGATCAGATGACCCCCGACTCGGTCCTCGACCAATCCACTTCGGTCCGGACCTCCTCCGAGTCAGGTGGCAGCGGTGGGGTTTGGTGCAAAACCCTTGCTTGCACTGCGACCACCGAAATTGTCAGGAAGAAACGCAGTAGCGTTCCGGTTCACAGAGCGGCGTGCCGGCCCAGACCGGTTTGCTTGCCGGTGACTgaggcggcggcggcggcggaggAGGCGGAGGCGGAGGCGGAAACGAGGGCTGTCATGGGGAACCGGCGGAAGAGGACTCCTCACCGGTCGCCTTTTTATTAA